ACGGGCACATCGATGACTTTCGAGTTGGCAGCAGTCGAAAGGCGTCCAACACGCTTCGCGGAACCGTCGCCGGCCGAGACCTGTGGGCGGGCGACTGGAAATACGAGACCGGCAGCGGCAAGAGCCGCAGGACCCACCGCTTCAGCTACGTTCTGCTCAGTCTGCCGATGCCTTCGCCCGAGGTGCGCGTGCGGACAGAGAACTTTTTCGACACCATCTCGCAGTCCATCGGCTTCAACGATCTCGACTTCGAATCGGTCGCGTTCAGCGACGCGTACCACGTCTCGGCCGAAGATGACCGCTTCGCCTACGCCCTCTTCCATCCGCCGATGATCGAACTGTTCTTGCGGCGACGCCCAGACACCGCCCGGTTTGGCGACGGCTACCTGCTGCTCCGCGGCACCGGCTGGAGTGCGGGCGACCTCGATCACCACATGCGATTGGCAGGCGACATCCTCGACACCTGGCCACGCCATCTGCTCGCCGGAGGCAGGGCATGAATGGTGGTGGAGCGTTCGTCTGTCTCGCGGTCCCGTTCGCGCTGCTGATCTTCGGCGGCATCTGGTGGATTGCGGTCCACAACCGGCTCGTTCGGCTCCAGCAACACGTCTACGAGACCTGGGCCGACATCGACGTGGAGCTCAAGCGACGCCACGATCTCGTGCCGAACCTCGTCGCCACTGTCAAGGGCTACGCCGCCCACGAACGCGACATCCTCGGGCGCGTCGTCACAGCTCGCAACGCAGCTTTGCAAGAGGCACGACCAGAACGGCTCGGATTAGAAGAGACCAAGCTCCAGCGCGGCCTGTCGCGGCTCTTCGCTGTCGCCGAGGGGTATCCGCAGCTCAAGGCAGACCGCAACTTCCTGGAATTGCAGCACGAGTTGGCCCTGACGGAAGACCGACTCGCCGCAGCCCGTCGGTTCTACAACGCGAACGTCCGCGAGCTCAACGCCACAGCCCAGAGTTTCCCGGCCAGCCTCGTCGCCGGCACTCGGTTCCGCCCGGCCGAGTATTTCGAGATCGCCGACGACGCCGAACGCGTCGCCCCGCGGATCGGGCTCTGACCCGCGTTGCGATGCCGCATTGAGTGCCCGCATCCGTTAGACTCTCGTTGGCATGGCGACGGTTACGTATCAGAAGAAGGGCAAGGATCAGCAGCTCGACGTCGGCGAGCAGGCGGTCACGATCGGCAGGCAGCTGGGCAACATCCTTCAGATCGAGGACTCCAAGATCAGCCGATTCCACGCGGTGATCGAATACCGCCGCGGCATTCTCGGCGTGCGCGACCTCGGCAGCCGCAACGGCACACTCGTCAACGACGAGCCGATCAACGCCAAGGGCAAGCGCCTCAAGACCGGCGACGTTGTCACCGTCGGCAACACCCGGCTCACCGTCGCCAAGGCCGACCCACCCAAGACCAACGGCAAGCCGCTCGAAGAGGCAGAGGTCAGCCGCAACGGTGCGTCTGCGGAAGACACGTCGAAGAAGCTGGCCAAGCTCGTTAGTGAGCTGCCCGATCGCAAGGTCAAACCGGCCGATCTCGTCCTGCTAAACACGCGCGGCAAGGTCGCCTTCAAACGCCAAAAGGACGACGACGGTGACGGCCCGCCGGCGGAGGCTCTGACACTGCTGCGACTCACGCTGCTCGTCTGCTTCCGCACCGGTGCCAGCGATGTCCACCTCGAACCGACAGCCGACGGCTGGGTGCTCCGCGTGCGTGTCGACGGTCAGATGACCGAATTGGCGCACCTTGCCAAGCCCACCGGCACCAAGCTGTCGGCCCTCATCAAGGTGCTGGGCGACATCGACATCGCCAAGAGCAAGGAAGTCCAAGAAGGCAGCTTCGCCTGTCGTGTGCCGGACCGCCGCGTCGACTATCGACTCTCCTTCACGCCTGGCCTGTACGGGCAGAAGCTGGTCATCCGCGTCCTCGACGCCGCCAACGCCCCGCAGTATCTCTGGGACCTCGGCCTGGGTGACGACGAGTTCGAGTTGCTCGACCGCACCACGCGCCGCAGCGAAGGCATGCTCCTCGTTTGTGGCCCGACGGGTAGCGGTAAGTCGTCCACGCTGTACAGCGTGCTCCGCTCGATCGACTCGAAAGAGCGCAACGTCGTCACGATCGAAGACCCGGTCGAGATCCGTCTCGACGGCATCACGCAGCAACCCGTCAACGAGGCCCAGGGCAACACGTTCGCCGCCCTGCTTCGCAGCGTGCTCCGGCAGGATCCCGACGTCGTGCTCGTCGGCGAGATTCGCGACAACGAGACGGCCGTCGCTGCGAGCCAGGCGGCGATGACGGGTCACTTGGTCCTCTCGACCGTCCACAGCCGCGACAGCGTCGGTGCCGTCTTCCGGCTGATCGATCTCGGCTGTGAGCCCTTCCAGATCGCCAGCGGCCTGTCTGCCGTGGTCGCCCAGCGACTTGTCCGCCGCCTCTGCCCGCACTGCCGGACCGCTCGCGCAATGACCAATGCCGAGAAGGCGATGGTCGGAGACGTCGGACTCGAAACCAACGACGCCAAGCTCTACGACGCCAAGGGCTGTGCCAAGTGCCTCGGCACCGGCTTCCTGGGTCGCAAGGCCGTCTTCGAGGTGCTGCGTGTCACCGAGAAAGTCCGCGACGGCATCCTCAGCGGGGCCAACGCGTCCGAGCTCTACGCCACGCTCCGCGGCACCGGCTACCGGCGTTTGCGCGAGGTTGCGCTCGAGCTGGCGTTAGCGGGTGAAACCACGTTCGAAGAGGCCGACAAGCTCGGGACGTAGCTCGTAGTACCCGCGACCTACCGTTGCTTTGCATGGCGCAGTCCGAGGAGACGAGCAACGCCGACCTGATTCAGAGTGTCGAGGTCGGCGATGACCACGTCCGCGTTGCCATCGCCGGTGAGATCGACCTTCGCAACTCGCCACTGCTTCGGAACAAGCTGCTCGAACTGACGCGGCAGCACCATCCGGCCCGGTTCGAGCTCGACCTGCACGACGTGCCGTACATGGACAGCAGCGCGCTCGCGGTTCTGGTAGAGCTGCTCAAGGAGATGCGACAGAAGGTCAACGGCGACAAGCAGGCGGCGCGGGTCGCACTCGTCGAGCTTCAGCCGCGCGTACGAGGCCTGCTGCACATCGCGCGTCTCGACGCAATCTTCGACATGGAGACGGCTGACGACGGTGCCGATTGATCAGGCCGTGACGTCGTCGATGACGCCGCGGACGACCCTAGCGCTGTGCCGAAGGGCCTCAGCCTCGTTGTTGTCGAGGTTGGGCTCCAAGACCTTGATCACACCGCGCCGGCCGATGATGCACGGCAGGCTCAAACACACGTCGCGAATGCCGTACGGCCCGTCGACCAGCGTGCTCACCGGCAACACTTCGTGCGTGTCCTGCGTCACTGCGCGGACGATCATGCTCGCACATGCGGCGATCGCGTAGTCCGTGTAGCCCTTGCTCTGGAAGACGTCGTAGCCCGCTTGGCGGGCTCGTTCGAAACGGTCGCGAATCTCCCCCTCTTCGTACGGCAGCTTCATGCCCGCGACGGTGGCTTGGCTGAGCGCGGGCACCATCGAGTCGCCGTGCTCGCCAAGGATGTACGCTCGCACGTCCAGCGGGTGCCCGCCGACCAATTGGGCGAGCAGCTCGCGAAACCGCCCGGTATCGATGAGCGTGCCCGATCCGATGACGCGGCGCGGCGAAAGCTTGGCCTGCCGAATGGCGACATAGGTCATCACGTCGACCGGATTCGTGAGGATCAAAAACACCGCATCAGGCGACCCGTCCGCCAGCTGTGGCATGATCTGCTTGAACAACTTGACGTTCTCGCCCGCCAGGCTCATTCGGTTCAATGGCTTGTCATCGTGCACCGGGTCGGGCGGCGGGATCGAGTTGGTCACGATGATCAGGTCGCTCCCCGCGGCATCGTCGATGGTGCCACTGCGAATCTTCGCCGGCCTTGGGTTCAAAAAGACGCTGGCGTGCTGCAGATCGCGTGCGTGGCCGAGTGCGACCTTCTCCGGATCGCGACTCACCAAAACAACCTCGTCGGCCAGCCCACGCGTCACCAACGCAAAGGCGGTCGCGGTGCCCGTCCTGCCGATGCCGGTGATGCTGATCTTCATGGGCGACGCACGCTACGGACCACAGGACTGAAATCGAGGCACCATCTCGGAACTCCGACCGGCCCGCCTGCTGCTCCTACACAAGCAGCACGGCGACTCTCGATCGCTACCGTTCGCTGGTGTCTGATCCCTCGAAACTCGTGCTGATTCCAGGGCTCGGCGCCGACGCCGGGCTGTTTCGGCCTCAGCGGGAGTTCTTCGGAAACCGGCTCGTCGTGCCGCCGTGGATTGAGGCGGAGCCGGAGGAGTCGCTGTCGAGCTACGCCCGCCGGCTCGGCCGGACACTCGACCTGCCGA
The nucleotide sequence above comes from Planctomycetota bacterium. Encoded proteins:
- a CDS encoding LemA family protein; the encoded protein is MNGGGAFVCLAVPFALLIFGGIWWIAVHNRLVRLQQHVYETWADIDVELKRRHDLVPNLVATVKGYAAHERDILGRVVTARNAALQEARPERLGLEETKLQRGLSRLFAVAEGYPQLKADRNFLELQHELALTEDRLAAARRFYNANVRELNATAQSFPASLVAGTRFRPAEYFEIADDAERVAPRIGL
- a CDS encoding ATPase, T2SS/T4P/T4SS family; translated protein: MATVTYQKKGKDQQLDVGEQAVTIGRQLGNILQIEDSKISRFHAVIEYRRGILGVRDLGSRNGTLVNDEPINAKGKRLKTGDVVTVGNTRLTVAKADPPKTNGKPLEEAEVSRNGASAEDTSKKLAKLVSELPDRKVKPADLVLLNTRGKVAFKRQKDDDGDGPPAEALTLLRLTLLVCFRTGASDVHLEPTADGWVLRVRVDGQMTELAHLAKPTGTKLSALIKVLGDIDIAKSKEVQEGSFACRVPDRRVDYRLSFTPGLYGQKLVIRVLDAANAPQYLWDLGLGDDEFELLDRTTRRSEGMLLVCGPTGSGKSSTLYSVLRSIDSKERNVVTIEDPVEIRLDGITQQPVNEAQGNTFAALLRSVLRQDPDVVLVGEIRDNETAVAASQAAMTGHLVLSTVHSRDSVGAVFRLIDLGCEPFQIASGLSAVVAQRLVRRLCPHCRTARAMTNAEKAMVGDVGLETNDAKLYDAKGCAKCLGTGFLGRKAVFEVLRVTEKVRDGILSGANASELYATLRGTGYRRLREVALELALAGETTFEEADKLGT
- a CDS encoding lactate dehydrogenase, which translates into the protein MKISITGIGRTGTATAFALVTRGLADEVVLVSRDPEKVALGHARDLQHASVFLNPRPAKIRSGTIDDAAGSDLIIVTNSIPPPDPVHDDKPLNRMSLAGENVKLFKQIMPQLADGSPDAVFLILTNPVDVMTYVAIRQAKLSPRRVIGSGTLIDTGRFRELLAQLVGGHPLDVRAYILGEHGDSMVPALSQATVAGMKLPYEEGEIRDRFERARQAGYDVFQSKGYTDYAIAACASMIVRAVTQDTHEVLPVSTLVDGPYGIRDVCLSLPCIIGRRGVIKVLEPNLDNNEAEALRHSARVVRGVIDDVTA
- a CDS encoding STAS domain-containing protein — encoded protein: MAQSEETSNADLIQSVEVGDDHVRVAIAGEIDLRNSPLLRNKLLELTRQHHPARFELDLHDVPYMDSSALAVLVELLKEMRQKVNGDKQAARVALVELQPRVRGLLHIARLDAIFDMETADDGAD